Genomic DNA from Brassica rapa cultivar Chiifu-401-42 chromosome A04, CAAS_Brap_v3.01, whole genome shotgun sequence:
agaaagataaaattaaattataacaaaTACAGAATAATCAATgccagaaataaaaaaaaacgagcttaagaaaatataatgtatGATTATGTAGCcctaaaacataattaaataatGAACCATGATCAAGCATATATCCTCATTTTGTTAATTACTTTAAAAACATCATCCACGTCATTGTCGTCATGTTCTTTGACCGCCTCCACGCACCGCTCATTATCGTCCCCTAGACTGCCGGCGCCTCCGCCACATCGTTTTTTGGTGATGTCAGCAGCACCAGACTCGATTCTCATGAAGAAACTGCACAAGAGAAGTGTTAATAGGcaacatatgataaattctcTAGATGCAGCCATTGATCATacactttctctctttctttctctctctctagtcta
This window encodes:
- the LOC103865233 gene encoding protein RALF-like 17 produces the protein MAASREFIICCLLTLLLCSFFMRIESGAADITKKRCGGGAGSLGDDNERCVEAVKEHDDNDVDDVFKVINKMRIYA